A genomic window from Gossypium hirsutum isolate 1008001.06 chromosome D12, Gossypium_hirsutum_v2.1, whole genome shotgun sequence includes:
- the LOC107946540 gene encoding uncharacterized protein isoform X2 — translation MGQSRDTHLGVAMFLQDKICDICGDVGFEELIRSCSQCTMGRHLYCMRVVVRDDLEDWICEGCLSKNDINSLNSGQAENVMDSSTKVYFDLWGQVPRKRQKAVETGKVKFLPTEEVIKLSSLLPLPKRAFPSNSNSGLKPVPANFTLSPSKRVFMGSKYAGPCYNPIKVRRNPTFLQLGSDNVPRGRGGQISASIRHQHSVERPNKSKDEEKASRTPAKQYGSNEEPVSSVMAANEVTGDVDSKATNTMKETLSIANAVERAHLVPNKENVCKGKISDTILPNKELTVLHTKTEDAMRSSRPSPSRHHTTIMSSGQNIHGAAEPENSDVPKTETWSRLKVSLYRPHAPSLHPTWMGGFKFFNTTGDLYGDFLALPPCRVHRKAYEFSKKMPAVLHVNLLQQWHLHSHILQNGCLDLLDIALYFCPVDMERSQRNYNKLFQLMGKENSVMISYIDDLELLIFTSEQLHADSWGVFTGSNKEFFGGVFRRVKEHQKLPSLVSHTQDAGEADDMVSGKMVGISNMALSK, via the exons CTATTGCATGAGGGTTGTAGTGAGGGATGACTTGGAAGATTGGATATGTGAAGGATGCCTTTCGAAGAATGATATAAATTCTCTGAATTCTGGCCAGGCAGAaaatgttatggattcctctacaAAAGTTTATTTTGACTTATGGGGACAGGTTCCACGTAAAAGGCAAAAAGCTGTTGAAACTGGAAAAGTGAAGTTCCTTCCTACTGAGGAAGTCATTAAGCTATCATCCCTCTTACCGTTACCAAAAAGGGCATTTCCTTCAAATAGTAACTCAGGGTTAAAACCTGTGCCTGCAAACTTCACTCTATCTCCATCGAAGAGGGTGTTTATGGGATCCAAATACGCTGGCCCTTGTTATAACCCAATAAAGGTAAGAAGAAATCCTACTTTTCTACAGTTAGGATCTGATAACGTTCCTAGAGGCCGAGGTGGGCAGATCAGTGCATCTATTAGGCATCAACATTCAGTTGAAAGGCCAAACAAGTCAAAAG ATGAAGAAAAGGCTTCTCGGACACCTGCAAAGCAATATGGTAGTAATGAAGAGCCAGTATCTTCTGTTATGGCTGCTAATGAAGTCACGGGTGATGTTGATTCTAAAGCAACGAACACAATGAAAGAGACGTTGTCTATTGCCAATGCAG TAGAAAGAGCCCATCTTGTTCCCAACAAAGAGAATGTTTGCAAAGGGAAGATATCAGATACCATCCTACCTAATAAAGAGCTCACAGTTCTTCATACTAAgaccgaggatgctatgagatcCAGCCGACCTTCACCATCAAGGCATCATACAACTATTATGAGTTCAG GTCAAAACATTCATGGTGCTGCTGAACCTGAGAACTCCGATGTCCCGAAAACAGAAACCTGGAGTCGACTTAAGGTTTCCTTATATCGACCACATGCTCCTTCTCTACATCCTACCTGGAT GGGAGGTTTCAAATTCTTCAATACCACGGGTGATTTGTATGGTGATTTCCTGGCTCTACCACCATGCAGAGTCCATCGTAAAGCATATGAGTTTTCGAAGAAAATGCCTGCAGTTCTTCACGTTAATCTGCTTCAACAGTGGCACCTTCACTCTCATATACTCCAGAATGGTTGTTTAGATCTTCTTGACATTGCTTTATACTTTTGTCCAGTAGACATGGAAAG ATCTCAAAGGAATTACAACAAACTATTTCAGCTCATGGGGAAGGAAAATTCAGTGATGATAAGTTACATTGATGATTTGGAGTTGTTGATATTTACATCTGAACAGTTACATGCAGATTCGTGGG GTGTGTTTACCGGGTCAAATAAGGAGTTTTTTGGTGGAGTCTTCCGCCGAGTGAAGGAACATCAGAAGCTTCCTTCATTGGTTTCTCATACACAAGATGCAGGTGAAGCTGATGACATGGTAAGTGGAAAAATGGTAGGGATTTCGAACATGGCTCTTTCGAAATGA
- the LOC107946540 gene encoding uncharacterized protein isoform X1 — MGQSRDTHLGVAMFLQDKICDICGDVGFEELIRSCSQCTMGRHLYCMRVVVRDDLEDWICEGCLSKNDINSLNSGQAENVMDSSTKVYFDLWGQVPRKRQKAVETGKVKFLPTEEVIKLSSLLPLPKRAFPSNSNSGLKPVPANFTLSPSKRVFMGSKYAGPCYNPIKVRRNPTFLQLGSDNVPRGRGGQISASIRHQHSVERPNKSKEDEEKASRTPAKQYGSNEEPVSSVMAANEVTGDVDSKATNTMKETLSIANAVERAHLVPNKENVCKGKISDTILPNKELTVLHTKTEDAMRSSRPSPSRHHTTIMSSGQNIHGAAEPENSDVPKTETWSRLKVSLYRPHAPSLHPTWMGGFKFFNTTGDLYGDFLALPPCRVHRKAYEFSKKMPAVLHVNLLQQWHLHSHILQNGCLDLLDIALYFCPVDMERSQRNYNKLFQLMGKENSVMISYIDDLELLIFTSEQLHADSWGVFTGSNKEFFGGVFRRVKEHQKLPSLVSHTQDAGEADDMVSGKMVGISNMALSK; from the exons CTATTGCATGAGGGTTGTAGTGAGGGATGACTTGGAAGATTGGATATGTGAAGGATGCCTTTCGAAGAATGATATAAATTCTCTGAATTCTGGCCAGGCAGAaaatgttatggattcctctacaAAAGTTTATTTTGACTTATGGGGACAGGTTCCACGTAAAAGGCAAAAAGCTGTTGAAACTGGAAAAGTGAAGTTCCTTCCTACTGAGGAAGTCATTAAGCTATCATCCCTCTTACCGTTACCAAAAAGGGCATTTCCTTCAAATAGTAACTCAGGGTTAAAACCTGTGCCTGCAAACTTCACTCTATCTCCATCGAAGAGGGTGTTTATGGGATCCAAATACGCTGGCCCTTGTTATAACCCAATAAAGGTAAGAAGAAATCCTACTTTTCTACAGTTAGGATCTGATAACGTTCCTAGAGGCCGAGGTGGGCAGATCAGTGCATCTATTAGGCATCAACATTCAGTTGAAAGGCCAAACAAGTCAAAAG AAGATGAAGAAAAGGCTTCTCGGACACCTGCAAAGCAATATGGTAGTAATGAAGAGCCAGTATCTTCTGTTATGGCTGCTAATGAAGTCACGGGTGATGTTGATTCTAAAGCAACGAACACAATGAAAGAGACGTTGTCTATTGCCAATGCAG TAGAAAGAGCCCATCTTGTTCCCAACAAAGAGAATGTTTGCAAAGGGAAGATATCAGATACCATCCTACCTAATAAAGAGCTCACAGTTCTTCATACTAAgaccgaggatgctatgagatcCAGCCGACCTTCACCATCAAGGCATCATACAACTATTATGAGTTCAG GTCAAAACATTCATGGTGCTGCTGAACCTGAGAACTCCGATGTCCCGAAAACAGAAACCTGGAGTCGACTTAAGGTTTCCTTATATCGACCACATGCTCCTTCTCTACATCCTACCTGGAT GGGAGGTTTCAAATTCTTCAATACCACGGGTGATTTGTATGGTGATTTCCTGGCTCTACCACCATGCAGAGTCCATCGTAAAGCATATGAGTTTTCGAAGAAAATGCCTGCAGTTCTTCACGTTAATCTGCTTCAACAGTGGCACCTTCACTCTCATATACTCCAGAATGGTTGTTTAGATCTTCTTGACATTGCTTTATACTTTTGTCCAGTAGACATGGAAAG ATCTCAAAGGAATTACAACAAACTATTTCAGCTCATGGGGAAGGAAAATTCAGTGATGATAAGTTACATTGATGATTTGGAGTTGTTGATATTTACATCTGAACAGTTACATGCAGATTCGTGGG GTGTGTTTACCGGGTCAAATAAGGAGTTTTTTGGTGGAGTCTTCCGCCGAGTGAAGGAACATCAGAAGCTTCCTTCATTGGTTTCTCATACACAAGATGCAGGTGAAGCTGATGACATGGTAAGTGGAAAAATGGTAGGGATTTCGAACATGGCTCTTTCGAAATGA
- the LOC107946540 gene encoding uncharacterized protein isoform X3: MGQSRDTHLDKICDICGDVGFEELIRSCSQCTMGRHLYCMRVVVRDDLEDWICEGCLSKNDINSLNSGQAENVMDSSTKVYFDLWGQVPRKRQKAVETGKVKFLPTEEVIKLSSLLPLPKRAFPSNSNSGLKPVPANFTLSPSKRVFMGSKYAGPCYNPIKVRRNPTFLQLGSDNVPRGRGGQISASIRHQHSVERPNKSKEDEEKASRTPAKQYGSNEEPVSSVMAANEVTGDVDSKATNTMKETLSIANAVERAHLVPNKENVCKGKISDTILPNKELTVLHTKTEDAMRSSRPSPSRHHTTIMSSGQNIHGAAEPENSDVPKTETWSRLKVSLYRPHAPSLHPTWMGGFKFFNTTGDLYGDFLALPPCRVHRKAYEFSKKMPAVLHVNLLQQWHLHSHILQNGCLDLLDIALYFCPVDMERSQRNYNKLFQLMGKENSVMISYIDDLELLIFTSEQLHADSWGVFTGSNKEFFGGVFRRVKEHQKLPSLVSHTQDAGEADDMVSGKMVGISNMALSK; encoded by the exons CTATTGCATGAGGGTTGTAGTGAGGGATGACTTGGAAGATTGGATATGTGAAGGATGCCTTTCGAAGAATGATATAAATTCTCTGAATTCTGGCCAGGCAGAaaatgttatggattcctctacaAAAGTTTATTTTGACTTATGGGGACAGGTTCCACGTAAAAGGCAAAAAGCTGTTGAAACTGGAAAAGTGAAGTTCCTTCCTACTGAGGAAGTCATTAAGCTATCATCCCTCTTACCGTTACCAAAAAGGGCATTTCCTTCAAATAGTAACTCAGGGTTAAAACCTGTGCCTGCAAACTTCACTCTATCTCCATCGAAGAGGGTGTTTATGGGATCCAAATACGCTGGCCCTTGTTATAACCCAATAAAGGTAAGAAGAAATCCTACTTTTCTACAGTTAGGATCTGATAACGTTCCTAGAGGCCGAGGTGGGCAGATCAGTGCATCTATTAGGCATCAACATTCAGTTGAAAGGCCAAACAAGTCAAAAG AAGATGAAGAAAAGGCTTCTCGGACACCTGCAAAGCAATATGGTAGTAATGAAGAGCCAGTATCTTCTGTTATGGCTGCTAATGAAGTCACGGGTGATGTTGATTCTAAAGCAACGAACACAATGAAAGAGACGTTGTCTATTGCCAATGCAG TAGAAAGAGCCCATCTTGTTCCCAACAAAGAGAATGTTTGCAAAGGGAAGATATCAGATACCATCCTACCTAATAAAGAGCTCACAGTTCTTCATACTAAgaccgaggatgctatgagatcCAGCCGACCTTCACCATCAAGGCATCATACAACTATTATGAGTTCAG GTCAAAACATTCATGGTGCTGCTGAACCTGAGAACTCCGATGTCCCGAAAACAGAAACCTGGAGTCGACTTAAGGTTTCCTTATATCGACCACATGCTCCTTCTCTACATCCTACCTGGAT GGGAGGTTTCAAATTCTTCAATACCACGGGTGATTTGTATGGTGATTTCCTGGCTCTACCACCATGCAGAGTCCATCGTAAAGCATATGAGTTTTCGAAGAAAATGCCTGCAGTTCTTCACGTTAATCTGCTTCAACAGTGGCACCTTCACTCTCATATACTCCAGAATGGTTGTTTAGATCTTCTTGACATTGCTTTATACTTTTGTCCAGTAGACATGGAAAG ATCTCAAAGGAATTACAACAAACTATTTCAGCTCATGGGGAAGGAAAATTCAGTGATGATAAGTTACATTGATGATTTGGAGTTGTTGATATTTACATCTGAACAGTTACATGCAGATTCGTGGG GTGTGTTTACCGGGTCAAATAAGGAGTTTTTTGGTGGAGTCTTCCGCCGAGTGAAGGAACATCAGAAGCTTCCTTCATTGGTTTCTCATACACAAGATGCAGGTGAAGCTGATGACATGGTAAGTGGAAAAATGGTAGGGATTTCGAACATGGCTCTTTCGAAATGA